The Streptomyces puniciscabiei genomic interval CTCGCCGTGCGCAACCAGGTCCGCTACACCCGCCCCGCGGTCCCGCTGGAGCCAGGCCGCATGGCGGAGAGCGAGATCCTCGCCCGGCTGATCCTGGCGGCCACCGGCATGCACGGCGCCGACCCGGGCGCCGTCGATGCGATGGTCATCGACCAGACCCTCGGCAAGGCCGTGACGGAGGCGCATTCGCCGGTGTACGGCCGCGACCCGAAGGAGCTCACCGGGCAGCTCACCGGCGACACCGGCCCCGAGCGGCGGCTGGACATGATGCTGCGCCTCGGCCCGTACGGCGACGGCTTCGGCGTACGGCCCGACGGGCTGAGCCTGGCCAGGCTGCTCGCCCACCCGCACGGCATCGACCTCGGCCCGCTGCGCCCCCGCCTGCCCCAGCCGCTGAAGACCCGCAGCGGCAAGGTCGAGCTGCTGCCCGAGCCGATCGCCGCCGACCTGCCCCGCTTGCGTGAGGCCCTGCGGGAGCGGCCGGAAGGGCTCGTCCTCGTCGGCCGCCGCCACCTTCGCTCCAACAACAGCTGGATGCACAACGTGCCCGCTCTGACCGGCGGTTCCAACCGCTGCACCCTGCACATCCACCCCGAGGACGCGGCCCGGCTCGGCGTCCGGGACGGTGCGGACGTACGGGTGAAGGGCGCCGGGGGAGAGGTGGTGGCGCCGGCCGAGGTCACCGACGCCGTACGGCCTGGGGTGGTGAGCCTGCCGCACGGCTGGGGCCACGACCGTCCCGGCACCCGCCTCGGCCACGCCGCGACCGCGCCCGGAGTCAACGTCAACCAGCTCCTCGACGGCAGCCTGCTGGACCCGCTCTCGGGCAACGCTGTCTTGAACGGGATCCCCGTCCACCTCACCGCAAGCCTGTGACCTGGACTTTCGCGCTTATTGCTCACACGTCAACGTCTTGTTAACGCCAGTCGACGGGACCTAACGTCATCGCACCGCCGACCCCCAGGTGGGATGTTCAAGGGCGAACGTTAGGTATCCATTCATGCTGACCATCCTCGGCTTCGCCATGATCGCGACCTTCCTGGTCCTGATCATGCTGAAGAAGATGTCGCCGATCGCGGCGCTCGTGCTCATACCCGCGCTGTTCTGCGTGTTCGTGGGCAAGGGCGCCGAGCTCGGCGACTACGTCATCGACGGCGTCACCGGCCTCGCCCCCACCGCGGCGATGCTCATGTTCGCGATCGTCTACTTCGGTGTGATGATCGACGTCGGCCTCTTCGACCCGATCGTGCGGGGCATCCTCAGGTTCTGCAGGGCCGACCCGCTGCGCGTCGTCGTCGGTACGGCGGTCCTCGCCGCGATCGTCTCCCTGGACGGCGACGGCTCCACCACCTTCATGATCACCGTCTCGGCGATGTACCCGCTGTACAAGCGCCTGAAGATGTCCCTGGTCGTGATGACCGGTGTGGCCGCCATGGCCAACGGCGTGATGAACACGCTGCCATGGGGCGGCCCGACCGCCCGTGCCGCGACCGCGCTGAAGGTCGACGCGAGCGACATCTTCGTGCCGATGATCCCGGCCCTCGCCATGGGCCTGCTGTTCGTCCTCGTCCTCGCCTACGTCCTCGGCCGCCGCGAGCGCCGGCGGCTCGGCGTGCTCACGCTGGACGAGGTGCTGGTGGAGGAGCCCGCCGAGACCGTTCTCGTGGGCGCCGGCTCCGGCAAGTCACCGGCGCGGACGGGCGGTTCGGGTCACGGCAGCGGCGCCGGCCTGCCCGAGGACGAGGGCTTCCAGGGCCTCGACCCGCACCGCCCCACCCTGCGTCCCGGGCTGTACTGGTTCAACGGGCTGCTCACGGTCGCCCTGCTCACCGCCATGATCATGGAATGGCTGCCGATCCCGGTGCTGTTCCTGCTCGGCGCGGCACTCGCGCTGACCGTCAACTTCCCGCACATGCCCGACCAGAAGGCCCGGATCGCCGCGCACGCCGAGAACGTCCTGAACGTCTCCGGCATGGTCTTCGCCGCCGCCGTCTTCACCGGCGTCCTCCAGGGCACCGGGATGGTCGACCACATGGCCAAGTGGCTGGTCGGCAACATCCCGGCCGGCATGGGCCCGCACATGGCCCTCGTCACCGGCGTGCTGAGCATCCCGCTGACGTACTTCATGTCCAACGACGGCTTCTACTTCGGCATCCTGCCGGTGCTCGCCGAGGCCGGACACGCGCACGGGGTGTCCTCGCTGGAGATCGCCCGAGCCTCGATCATCGGCCAGCCGCTGCACATGTCCAGCCCGCTCGTGCCCGCCGTCCACGTCCTGGTCGGCATGGCCAGGGTGGAGTTCGGCGACCACACCCGGTTCGTGGTCAAGTGGGCCGCCCTGACATCCCTGGTGGTGCTCGGGGCAGCGATCCTCTTCGGCCTCGTCTGACACCTCAAGGAGGAAGATCCATGGCGCCCGGTGGGAACCGCGGCTGGCTGCTCCGCCTCGTCCTCGCCTTCGGCTTCGCACAGGGGGCGGTGTCGATGGCCAGGCCCGCGGTCTCCTACCGGGCGCTCGCGCTGGGCGCCGACGAGCGGGCGGTCGGCGTCATCGCGGGTGTGTACGCGCTGCTCCCGCTGTTCGCCGCCGTACCGCTCGGCCGGCGCACCGACCACGGCCGCTGCGCACCCCTGCTCCCGGCGGGCGTGGTCCTGATCTCCGGCGGCTGCGCGCTCAGCGGGCTGGTGAACTCCCTCTGGGCGATGGCCCTGTGGAGCGGGGTGATGGGCCTCGGCCACCTCTGCTTCGTCATCGGCGCCCAGTCGCTGGTCGCCCGGCAGTCCACGCCGCACGAACAGGACCGCAACTACGGCCACTTCACCATCGGCGCCTCCCTCGGCCAGCTCATCGGCCCCATCGCCGCCGGCGCCCTGATCGGCGGCCCCGACATGGCCCGCAGCAGCGCGCTCGCCCTCGTGGCGGCGGGCGCGGTCGCGGTGGTCGCGTTCGCCTCGCTGTGGCGCATCGAGGACCGTACGGCCCTCACGTCCTCCGTGCCGCAGGGCGACCGTGTGCCGGTGGGCCGCATCCTGCGCGCCCGTGGCGTGCCCGCGGGCATGCTGATCAGCCTCTCCGTCCTGTCCGCGACGGACATCCTCACCGCGTATCTCCCGGTGGTCGGCGAGCACCGGGCCATCGCCCCCTCGGTGGTCGGCGTCCTGCTCAGCCTCCGCGCCGGCGCCACGATCGCCTGCCGTCTGGTCCTCACCCCACTGCTCCGGCTGCTCGGCCGCCCCGCGCTGCTCACGCTGACCTGCCTCCTGGCGGCGGTCCTGTGCGCGTCGGTCGCGTTGCCGGTGCCGGTCTGGGCGCTCGGGCCGATGCTCACGGCGCTGGGTTTCTGCCTGGGCGTGGGCCAGCCGCTGTCGATGACGACCGTGGTGCAGGCGGCGCCCGAGGCGGCCCGCTCCACGGCGCTCGCGCTGCGGCTGACCGGCAACCGGCTCGGGCAGGTCGCCGCGCCCGCCGCCGTCGGCCTGGGCGCGGGCGTGGCCGGGGTGGCGGCGCCGTTCGTGATGCTGGGGGCGCTGCTGCTGCTGTCGTCGGCGGTGGCGCTGCGGTCGCCGGAGCGGCCCGAGGGGCGGAGGGACCTCCCGAGGCGGGGGCGGGCGCGCTCCGGATTGCGCCGGACGAGCGGTCTCTGACGGCCCGCCGGGTGTCGGTTCGTCAGGAAGGGTGTGCATCAAGCACAGTCCAGTCGAAAGAACGATTTGTATGAAAATCGTCTGACTCGGAGGAATGTGCATGTCCACCCAGACCTCTCCACGTGCCTTTCGCTCCCGTGCGGGCGCCACTGTCGTTCTCACCGCCCTCGCCGCGGCGGGTGCGTCGTGGGTGGTGGCACCGACCGCGGCGGCCCAAGGGGCGAACGGCGACATCAGAGTGCACAGCGTGGGCGGGCGGCCCGGAACGGGGCAGGACGATCCGGTGGTCTGCAAGTTCTACCTCGACGCCGTCAACTTCGACATCCTGCCCAACATCCCCTACATCATCCAGGCGCAGCCCCCGCTGCCCAGCGCCGCCACCGTCACCGGTGTCATCCAGCTCGCCGAGGGCGCCGGACACACCGACGTGATCGGCCTGGCCGACGGGAACTACAAGCTCACCTGGGTCGCGGCGGGTGCCGTCAAGGAGAAGCTCTTCCGCGTCAACTGCCACGACCGCCACGACGAGCACGGTCCGAACGGGCAGATCGAGGACCACGACCACGACCACGACCGCCACGACCACCGGCAGGACGGACCGGGCTGGGGCGACAGGGACGACAACGATCCGCCGCGGGGCGGTGTGCACGCGGGCGGCGGCGGGCTCATCGACAAGGCCGCCGCGTACTCGCCCGTGGCCGCCGCGGGTGCCGTGGGCCTGATCGCGGTCGGCGGTGGCGTGTACGCCCGGCGGAACCGCCGGCGGCCTCATGGCGCCGCGTAGCCGCCGCAGACGCAGGCCCTGGTACCGGACCCGCGCCTACCGCCTCACCAGGACGGCACTGCTGGTGACCGTCCTGGTGGCGGTGGGGAGCCGGTGCGGCGGCGGACACCCCGGGCCCGGCCGGGCGGGCGACCCGGACGCGGTGGCGGCCGCCGGCGGACCCGGCGCGGACGGGGAGGCGTCCTGCGAGCCCCCGCCCGGACCGCCGCCGCACCCGTTGCCCCGGTCCCGGCCGACGTCCTTCCGCATCCCCTTCCTGGGCGTCGACGCACCGGTCACGGCCCTCCGGCTCGACAAGGACCGGCAGCTTCAGACCCCGCCCGTGGACAAGCCCAGGCTGGTCGGCTGGTACGAGGGCGGCCCGACCCCGGGCGAGCCCGGCACCGCGATCGCCGTCGGCCACCGGGACACCACCACCGGCCCGGCCGTCTTCACCGCGCTCGCCCAGGTCAAGCCCTGCAAACTCATCGAGGTGGGGCGCGCCGACGGCCGTACCGCCGTCTACACCGTGGACCGGATGAAGGTCTTCGACAAGGCGGGCTTCCCGGACAAGGAGGTCTATGCCCCGGCCGGACGGCCGGAACTGCGCGTGCTGACCTGCGGCGGCTTCTACAACCGACGGACGGGCTACACGAGCAACGTCGTGGTCTTCGCGCACCTGACCGCGACCAAGTGAGGGGACGGGCCGTGCGATGTCTTCCCCCGGCCCACGACAGTCCGTTAACTTCCGTGACTCACAGGCCCCGTTCGACCCGCGGGGTCTTCGGACCACGGAGCAGCGGCGCTCCGGACAGCCCCCGGGGGCGGCAGGCATGACACGCGCCATCGAACTGCACGACGTGAGCAAGTCCTACACACGCGGCACGCGCGTGGTCGACGGGCTCTCGCTGGACATCGCGCCCGGCGAGTTCCTGGTCCTGCTGGGCCCGTCCGGCTGCGGCAAGTCCACCGTGCTGCGGATGATCGCCGGCCTGGAGGACATCGACGAGGGCGAGCTGCTGCTCGACGGCGAGTACGCCAACCACTGGCAGCCCTCCGAGCGGGGCATGGCCATGGTCTTCCAGAACTTCGCCCTTTATCCGAACATGACCGGCCGCGACAACATCGGCTTCCCGCTGCGGATCGAGGACCCCGGCACCGACCCCGCCCCGCGCGTCTCGGCCACCGCCCGCATGCTGGGCATCGAGGACCTGCTCGACCGTTTCCCCAGCCAGCTCTCCGGCGGCGAGCGCCAGCGCGTCGCCATGGGCCGGGCGATCGCCCGCCACCCCTCCGCCTTCCTGATGGACGAGCCGCTGTCCAACCTCGACGCCAAGCTGCGGGGCCATCTGCGCGCCGAAATATCCCAGCTGACCCGCGAGTTGGGCGTCACCACGGTGTACGTCACCCATGACCAGGCCGAGGCGATGTCCCTCGGCGACCGGGTCGCCGTGCTGCGCGGGGGCGTGCTCCAGCAGGTCGGCGCCCCGCGCCAGGTCTACGCACTGCCCCGCAACGTCTTCACCGCCGCCTTCATCGGCACCCCGCGCATCAACCTGCTGCGCGGCCTGGTCCGCGCCCCGCTGGACGGCGCCATGACCATCAGCCTGGGCAAGCAGGCCCTGCGGCTGCCCGAACCGCTCTGCCTGGACCACCAGTTGC includes:
- a CDS encoding CitMHS family transporter, with the protein product MLTILGFAMIATFLVLIMLKKMSPIAALVLIPALFCVFVGKGAELGDYVIDGVTGLAPTAAMLMFAIVYFGVMIDVGLFDPIVRGILRFCRADPLRVVVGTAVLAAIVSLDGDGSTTFMITVSAMYPLYKRLKMSLVVMTGVAAMANGVMNTLPWGGPTARAATALKVDASDIFVPMIPALAMGLLFVLVLAYVLGRRERRRLGVLTLDEVLVEEPAETVLVGAGSGKSPARTGGSGHGSGAGLPEDEGFQGLDPHRPTLRPGLYWFNGLLTVALLTAMIMEWLPIPVLFLLGAALALTVNFPHMPDQKARIAAHAENVLNVSGMVFAAAVFTGVLQGTGMVDHMAKWLVGNIPAGMGPHMALVTGVLSIPLTYFMSNDGFYFGILPVLAEAGHAHGVSSLEIARASIIGQPLHMSSPLVPAVHVLVGMARVEFGDHTRFVVKWAALTSLVVLGAAILFGLV
- a CDS encoding MFS transporter — its product is MAPGGNRGWLLRLVLAFGFAQGAVSMARPAVSYRALALGADERAVGVIAGVYALLPLFAAVPLGRRTDHGRCAPLLPAGVVLISGGCALSGLVNSLWAMALWSGVMGLGHLCFVIGAQSLVARQSTPHEQDRNYGHFTIGASLGQLIGPIAAGALIGGPDMARSSALALVAAGAVAVVAFASLWRIEDRTALTSSVPQGDRVPVGRILRARGVPAGMLISLSVLSATDILTAYLPVVGEHRAIAPSVVGVLLSLRAGATIACRLVLTPLLRLLGRPALLTLTCLLAAVLCASVALPVPVWALGPMLTALGFCLGVGQPLSMTTVVQAAPEAARSTALALRLTGNRLGQVAAPAAVGLGAGVAGVAAPFVMLGALLLLSSAVALRSPERPEGRRDLPRRGRARSGLRRTSGL
- a CDS encoding class F sortase — encoded protein: MAPRSRRRRRPWYRTRAYRLTRTALLVTVLVAVGSRCGGGHPGPGRAGDPDAVAAAGGPGADGEASCEPPPGPPPHPLPRSRPTSFRIPFLGVDAPVTALRLDKDRQLQTPPVDKPRLVGWYEGGPTPGEPGTAIAVGHRDTTTGPAVFTALAQVKPCKLIEVGRADGRTAVYTVDRMKVFDKAGFPDKEVYAPAGRPELRVLTCGGFYNRRTGYTSNVVVFAHLTATK
- a CDS encoding ABC transporter ATP-binding protein, translated to MTRAIELHDVSKSYTRGTRVVDGLSLDIAPGEFLVLLGPSGCGKSTVLRMIAGLEDIDEGELLLDGEYANHWQPSERGMAMVFQNFALYPNMTGRDNIGFPLRIEDPGTDPAPRVSATARMLGIEDLLDRFPSQLSGGERQRVAMGRAIARHPSAFLMDEPLSNLDAKLRGHLRAEISQLTRELGVTTVYVTHDQAEAMSLGDRVAVLRGGVLQQVGAPRQVYALPRNVFTAAFIGTPRINLLRGLVRAPLDGAMTISLGKQALRLPEPLCLDHQLLRVQQGREVIVGVRSEAVRIARHSSARAGEVAITGLVEHVEFQGHEILVHFDTGSRPAVVPELEAPRPAARPARRRRGEGPTVLDRLRERAGSRRAGPVVVLEHPGDTGPEPAPPEGRLPGDLVVRTTPDLRLHHGMQVPLLVDLAHLFVFDHQGDRICPSPDRLPDLDE